Proteins from one Bombus affinis isolate iyBomAffi1 chromosome 1, iyBomAffi1.2, whole genome shotgun sequence genomic window:
- the LOC126921814 gene encoding tumor susceptibility gene 101 protein isoform X1, giving the protein MVKMTSLDEGKIKQSLSKYQNADITKKHVMKVLNLYKGLKYNVEPFVFNDGSRKELFNLQGTIPVSFKGTYYNIPICIWLMDTHPNNAPMCYVKPTADMDIKVSMFVDHNGKIYLPYLHDWLPHSSDLLSLIQIMIVTFGDQPPVYAKPRKGIQKSSTPYPVQPFMPVPGSGTHIPGSSFPPYPQNSQYPGGSNIYSPYMSTTSSGFPYQGSYGSYGGSASNYPSQGCTGSFPYPPSTQPSPTVPATAGASGTITEEHIRASLLSAVEDKLRRRLKEQFSQLVAELETLRRTQQELTSGFTHLTDLFERLKKEKAELEKNITILQDKEAELEKEIAKLSDNQSIDVDEAVTTIAPLYKQMLNAFAEEAATEDAIYYLGEALRCGIIDLDAFLKQVRQLSRRQFMLRALMQRCRQKAGLAG; this is encoded by the exons ATGGTGAAAATGACATCTCTAGATGAAGGAAAAATAAAGCAAAGCTTATCAAAG TATCAAAATGCTGACATCACTAAGAAACATGTCATGAAAGTTTTGAATCTTTATAAGGGTCTAAAATATAATGTAGAACCATTTG TATTTAATGATGGATCGCGCAAAGAATTGTTTAATTTACAAGGAACAATACCTGTCTCTTTTAAAG GTACCTATTACAACATTCCTATATGTATATGGTTAATGGATACACATCCTAATAATGCACCTATGTGCTATGTTAAGCCTACTGCTGATATGGACATTAAAGTGAGCATGTTTGTGGATCATAATGGGAAGATTTATTTACCATATCTTCATGACTGGTTGCCA CACTCATCTGATTTACTTAGTCTAATTCAAATAATGATTGTAACATTTGGAGACCAACCACCTGTTTATGCTAAACCACGAAAAGGTATACAAAAAAGTTCTACACCTTATCCAGTACAAC CTTTCATGCCTGTACCTGGAAGTGGAACACATATACCTGGTTCTAGTTTTCCACCATATCCACAAAATTCACAGTATCCAGGTGGGAGTAATATTTATTCTCCATACATGTCTACTACATCTTCTGGGTTTCCATACCAGGGCTCGTATGGTTCATATGGAGGAAGTGCATCAAATTATCCATCACAGGGATGTACTGGCTCCTTTCCATACCCTCCATCAACACAGCCA TCACCAACAGTACCTGCCACAGCTGGTGCATCAGGTACAATTACAGAAGAACATATTAGAGCATCTTTATTGTCAGCAGTAGAAGATAAATTAAGACGAAGACTTAAAGAACAGTTCTCACAATTGGTAGCCGAGTTAGAAACGTTACGTCGAACACAACAAGAACTCACAAGCGGATTTACCCATCTTACCGACTTGTTCGAAagattaaaaaaagagaaagccGAACTTGAAAAAAATATAACTATACTCCAAGACAAAGAAGCTGAATTGGaaaaagaaattgcaaaacTTTCTGACAATCAGTCAATAGATGTTGATGAAGCTGTTACAACGATCGCACCACTTTATAAAca AATGTTAAACGCGTTTGCGGAAGAAGCAGCCACAGAAGATGCTATATATTATTTGGGTGAAGCTTTACGTTGTGGTATCATAGATTTAGATGCATTTTTGAAACAGGTGCGACAGCTTTCACGCAGACAATTTATGCTAAGAGCACTTATGCAACGCTGTCGCCAAAAAGCGGGTTTGGCTGGTTAA
- the LOC126921814 gene encoding tumor susceptibility gene 101 protein isoform X2, translated as MDTHPNNAPMCYVKPTADMDIKVSMFVDHNGKIYLPYLHDWLPHSSDLLSLIQIMIVTFGDQPPVYAKPRKGIQKSSTPYPVQPFMPVPGSGTHIPGSSFPPYPQNSQYPGGSNIYSPYMSTTSSGFPYQGSYGSYGGSASNYPSQGCTGSFPYPPSTQPSPTVPATAGASGTITEEHIRASLLSAVEDKLRRRLKEQFSQLVAELETLRRTQQELTSGFTHLTDLFERLKKEKAELEKNITILQDKEAELEKEIAKLSDNQSIDVDEAVTTIAPLYKQMLNAFAEEAATEDAIYYLGEALRCGIIDLDAFLKQVRQLSRRQFMLRALMQRCRQKAGLAG; from the exons ATGGATACACATCCTAATAATGCACCTATGTGCTATGTTAAGCCTACTGCTGATATGGACATTAAAGTGAGCATGTTTGTGGATCATAATGGGAAGATTTATTTACCATATCTTCATGACTGGTTGCCA CACTCATCTGATTTACTTAGTCTAATTCAAATAATGATTGTAACATTTGGAGACCAACCACCTGTTTATGCTAAACCACGAAAAGGTATACAAAAAAGTTCTACACCTTATCCAGTACAAC CTTTCATGCCTGTACCTGGAAGTGGAACACATATACCTGGTTCTAGTTTTCCACCATATCCACAAAATTCACAGTATCCAGGTGGGAGTAATATTTATTCTCCATACATGTCTACTACATCTTCTGGGTTTCCATACCAGGGCTCGTATGGTTCATATGGAGGAAGTGCATCAAATTATCCATCACAGGGATGTACTGGCTCCTTTCCATACCCTCCATCAACACAGCCA TCACCAACAGTACCTGCCACAGCTGGTGCATCAGGTACAATTACAGAAGAACATATTAGAGCATCTTTATTGTCAGCAGTAGAAGATAAATTAAGACGAAGACTTAAAGAACAGTTCTCACAATTGGTAGCCGAGTTAGAAACGTTACGTCGAACACAACAAGAACTCACAAGCGGATTTACCCATCTTACCGACTTGTTCGAAagattaaaaaaagagaaagccGAACTTGAAAAAAATATAACTATACTCCAAGACAAAGAAGCTGAATTGGaaaaagaaattgcaaaacTTTCTGACAATCAGTCAATAGATGTTGATGAAGCTGTTACAACGATCGCACCACTTTATAAAca AATGTTAAACGCGTTTGCGGAAGAAGCAGCCACAGAAGATGCTATATATTATTTGGGTGAAGCTTTACGTTGTGGTATCATAGATTTAGATGCATTTTTGAAACAGGTGCGACAGCTTTCACGCAGACAATTTATGCTAAGAGCACTTATGCAACGCTGTCGCCAAAAAGCGGGTTTGGCTGGTTAA